A single Calidifontibacter indicus DNA region contains:
- a CDS encoding SDR family NAD(P)-dependent oxidoreductase: MSSVVITGASRGIGRFAAQYLAIHPSHTHMVLLNRRTPVGLVDELRATGVDVSVIRVDLSSMRSVAQAADEAADAVRSGRIPPIRTLVCNAGVQHTTALTETVDGLEETFAVNVLANHLLLSGLRAHLTSQARVVVTVSDTHFGDLRHNLGMVSGPRWRPVETLARVGAFPNAGSVRAGRTAYSTSKLAAIHLVHEHARRFPDGPTVLAFNPGFVPGTDLARDADALSRFAMRRVMPALTLTPLATSPARAGRLLADAASGATAASSGAYIDRDRAAPSSPESYDPEREHQAWAAIETLIAEACNRPAASDPPPT, translated from the coding sequence ATGAGTTCCGTCGTGATCACCGGCGCCAGCCGCGGGATCGGCCGATTCGCTGCCCAGTACCTGGCCATTCACCCCTCACATACGCACATGGTCCTGCTGAACCGGCGAACCCCGGTGGGGCTGGTCGACGAGCTGCGGGCCACTGGGGTGGACGTCTCGGTGATCCGGGTCGACCTGTCGTCCATGCGCAGCGTCGCCCAGGCCGCTGATGAGGCGGCTGACGCGGTGCGCTCCGGCCGGATCCCGCCGATCCGGACACTGGTCTGCAACGCGGGGGTGCAGCACACGACCGCGCTGACCGAGACGGTCGACGGGCTCGAGGAGACGTTCGCGGTGAACGTCCTGGCCAACCACCTCCTGCTGAGCGGGCTCCGGGCGCATCTGACATCGCAGGCACGAGTGGTGGTGACCGTCAGCGACACGCACTTTGGCGACCTGAGGCACAACCTGGGTATGGTCTCGGGTCCACGGTGGCGGCCGGTCGAGACGCTCGCCCGCGTGGGGGCCTTCCCCAACGCCGGCAGCGTCAGGGCTGGGCGCACCGCCTACTCGACAAGCAAGCTCGCGGCGATCCACCTCGTCCACGAGCACGCTCGCCGGTTTCCGGACGGTCCCACTGTCCTAGCCTTCAACCCAGGCTTCGTGCCCGGCACCGACCTTGCCCGCGATGCGGATGCGCTCTCCCGGTTCGCTATGCGCCGGGTCATGCCGGCGCTTACCCTCACGCCTCTAGCGACATCGCCCGCGAGAGCCGGGCGACTCCTGGCCGACGCGGCCAGCGGCGCGACCGCCGCATCGAGCGGGGCGTACATCGACCGCGACCGCGCCGCGCCGTCTTCCCCAGAGTCGTATGACCCGGAACGCGAACACCAAGCCTGGGCGGCGATCGAGACGCTCATCGCGGAGGCCTGCAACCGTCCCGCCGCTTCGGACCCGCCACCAACGTGA
- a CDS encoding IS3 family transposase (programmed frameshift), with product MPKKFSPELRDRAVRMVYDRQALEGGPRSESIRAVAPQLGVGMETLRIWCNRYGPAEPSAGPAESLEEENRRLRRELAESRRANEILKAASVFFAKGTRPPHDEMIAFIDRHRDHFGVEAICRVLGATERGFLTSRGYRAAKQRPASARAVRDEVLVEEIRRIHAENYGVYGYRKMHHAMRRAGWEVGRDQTARLMKAAGLCGIRRGRKVFTTSPAGGLDRRPDLVERNFTAAGPNQLWVADITYVRIPSRFCYTAFITDVFTRRIVGWAVATSLRTEALPLQALEQALQTSPAEASRTGLIHHSDRGSNYVSLAYSDALITAGVQASVGSVGDSYDNALAETVNGLYKAELIHRRRTWPSATAVEIATLDWVTWWNTKRLHEALDYRTPAEVEASYTHSTTTAPATV from the exons ATGCCCAAGAAGTTCAGTCCGGAGCTGCGTGACCGTGCCGTGCGCATGGTCTACGACCGCCAGGCACTCGAAGGTGGCCCACGATCGGAGTCGATCCGAGCTGTCGCGCCCCAACTCGGCGTTGGCATGGAGACGCTGAGGATCTGGTGCAACCGCTACGGGCCAGCCGAGCCCTCGGCCGGCCCCGCGGAGTCTCTCGAGGAGGAGAACCGCAGACTGCGTCGAGAGCTCGCCGAGTCCCGGCGGGCCAACGAGATCCTCAAGGCCGCCTCCGTGTTTTTCGCCA AGGGAACTCGACCACCCCACGACGAAATGATCGCCTTCATCGATAGGCATCGCGATCACTTCGGGGTCGAGGCCATCTGCCGCGTCCTGGGCGCGACGGAACGTGGGTTCCTCACCTCTCGCGGCTACCGTGCCGCGAAGCAGCGCCCGGCATCGGCCAGAGCGGTCCGTGACGAGGTGCTCGTCGAAGAGATCCGTCGGATTCATGCCGAGAACTACGGCGTCTACGGGTATCGGAAGATGCATCACGCGATGCGCCGTGCCGGATGGGAAGTCGGCCGCGACCAGACCGCTCGGCTGATGAAAGCTGCTGGTCTGTGCGGGATACGCCGTGGTCGAAAGGTGTTCACGACGAGCCCTGCTGGTGGCCTGGACCGTCGTCCTGATCTGGTCGAGCGGAACTTCACGGCTGCCGGACCGAATCAGCTCTGGGTCGCTGACATCACCTACGTCCGGATCCCGTCCAGGTTCTGCTACACCGCGTTCATCACAGACGTTTTCACGCGAAGGATCGTCGGCTGGGCAGTGGCCACCAGCCTCCGCACTGAGGCACTGCCACTGCAGGCTCTCGAGCAGGCCCTCCAGACCTCCCCGGCAGAAGCGTCTCGGACTGGGCTGATCCATCACAGCGATAGGGGCAGCAACTACGTCTCGCTGGCCTACTCCGATGCGCTGATCACCGCCGGAGTCCAGGCCTCGGTCGGATCCGTCGGAGACAGCTACGACAACGCCCTGGCTGAGACCGTCAACGGCCTCTACAAAGCCGAGCTCATCCACCGACGCCGCACCTGGCCCTCAGCGACCGCCGTCGAGATCGCCACTCTGGACTGGGTCACCTGGTGGAACACGAAGCGCCTGCACGAAGCACTCGACTATCGCACCCCGGCCGAAGTCGAAGCGTCCTACACTCACTCCACGACGACCGCGCCCGCGACCGTCTAA
- a CDS encoding GNAT family N-acetyltransferase, which translates to MLLRDPTPADVDVIATFRNLPDVNRWLIVTHESTDELRRRWLSVTSSDTDFSCIAEINGELAGIGFLEIEDGSGQPGKPRGTDAGIGYIVRPGHQGGGVGSAIALGITQAAFVDLGLRRVTAGCFADNAASWRILEKAGLEREQHGRGDSWHAELGWIDGYTYSALAEDWLAEHAH; encoded by the coding sequence GTGCTGCTGCGGGATCCGACGCCTGCCGACGTGGACGTGATCGCGACCTTTCGCAACCTTCCGGATGTCAACCGTTGGCTCATCGTCACCCACGAGTCAACCGACGAGCTACGTCGCCGCTGGTTATCAGTGACGAGCAGCGACACGGACTTCTCCTGCATCGCCGAGATCAACGGCGAGCTCGCAGGTATCGGATTTCTCGAGATCGAGGACGGCTCGGGCCAGCCCGGCAAGCCCCGGGGGACGGACGCAGGCATTGGCTACATCGTTCGACCCGGCCACCAAGGAGGGGGTGTGGGCTCGGCGATCGCGCTGGGGATCACGCAGGCGGCTTTTGTCGACCTGGGTCTACGTCGAGTAACGGCCGGGTGCTTCGCTGACAACGCTGCCTCGTGGCGCATTCTGGAAAAGGCAGGTCTGGAGCGGGAGCAGCACGGCCGCGGCGACTCCTGGCATGCCGAACTTGGATGGATCGACGGGTACACCTACAGCGCCCTCGCCGAGGACTGGCTAGCTGAACACGCCCACTAG
- a CDS encoding MFS transporter — MSRVRGLLADTRPLRVPAYRRLWWTNIITLIGAQLTVVAVPAQIYGITGSSAWVGLTGLFGLVPLIVFGLYGGALADAMDRRTLLSITTLGLIATSALFFVQAALGLHNVWLILGLFAVQQAFFAVNQPTRSAIYPRLVPLDQLPAANSLNMTVMQFGAIAGPLVGGVLIPILGYSWLYLVDTITLFATLWAVVGLPAMPPMGEVRKAGFRSVMEGFAYLRSHHVLLMSFVVDIIAMVFGMPRALFPQIAHLDFGGPDGGGLAFALLFAAIPAGAVLGGVLSGWVSRVERQGLAVVVSIIAWGAAIVVFGVAVGFGHGRAGAALVVAVIALMVAGAADMASAAFRTTMLQEAATDDVRGRLQGVFTVVVAGGPRVADVAHGAAAVTLGTAWTAAGGGLLVIVLVVVAALAVPVFVRYRVQRGLSVKNG; from the coding sequence TTGTCCCGCGTCCGAGGTCTGCTCGCCGATACCCGTCCGTTGCGCGTACCCGCCTACCGGCGGCTGTGGTGGACCAACATCATCACCCTCATCGGTGCGCAGTTGACCGTCGTCGCGGTGCCCGCGCAGATCTACGGCATCACCGGCAGTTCGGCCTGGGTCGGGCTCACCGGCCTGTTCGGACTCGTGCCGCTGATCGTCTTCGGGTTGTACGGCGGCGCGCTCGCCGACGCGATGGACCGGCGCACGCTCCTGAGCATCACGACACTCGGGCTCATCGCCACGAGCGCGCTGTTCTTCGTGCAGGCCGCCCTCGGCCTCCACAACGTCTGGCTGATCCTCGGACTGTTCGCGGTGCAGCAGGCGTTCTTCGCGGTCAACCAGCCGACCCGGTCGGCGATCTACCCCCGCCTCGTGCCGCTCGACCAACTCCCCGCGGCCAACTCGCTCAACATGACCGTCATGCAGTTCGGTGCGATCGCCGGCCCGCTGGTGGGTGGCGTGCTCATCCCGATCCTCGGCTACTCCTGGCTCTACCTCGTCGACACGATCACCTTGTTCGCCACGCTGTGGGCGGTCGTCGGTCTACCGGCGATGCCGCCGATGGGGGAGGTGCGCAAGGCCGGATTCCGTTCGGTGATGGAGGGATTCGCCTACCTGCGCTCGCACCACGTGCTGCTCATGTCGTTCGTCGTCGACATCATCGCGATGGTCTTCGGCATGCCGCGGGCGTTGTTCCCGCAGATCGCTCACCTCGACTTCGGCGGGCCGGACGGCGGCGGGCTCGCATTCGCGCTGCTGTTCGCCGCGATCCCGGCGGGCGCCGTGCTCGGCGGTGTGCTGTCGGGCTGGGTCTCCCGGGTCGAGCGACAGGGTCTCGCCGTCGTCGTGTCGATCATCGCGTGGGGTGCCGCGATCGTCGTCTTCGGTGTCGCGGTCGGGTTCGGGCACGGGCGCGCCGGGGCCGCGCTCGTCGTCGCCGTGATCGCGTTGATGGTCGCCGGCGCCGCCGACATGGCATCGGCGGCGTTCCGCACCACGATGTTGCAGGAGGCGGCGACCGACGACGTCCGCGGACGCCTGCAAGGCGTCTTCACCGTGGTCGTGGCCGGCGGCCCGCGGGTCGCCGATGTGGCGCACGGCGCCGCGGCGGTCACCCTCGGCACCGCCTGGACGGCGGCCGGCGGCGGCCTCCTGGTGATCGTCCTGGTCGTCGTGGCGGCGCTCGCCGTGCCGGTGTTCGTGCGCTATCGCGTGCAGCGTGGTCTGAGCGTGAAGAACGGCTGA
- a CDS encoding cation diffusion facilitator family transporter has protein sequence MSHDHSHGLSATGRHRWRLMVTFGLVAVFFVVELLTGLAAGSLALISDAGHMAADVVTLGAALVATRIATRPDSTGRRTFGSYRAEVFASGLAVLVMLGVSVYIVVEAISRIGSPTEPASGVMLLVGIIGLVINVIGILLLRSGSGESLNVKGAYLEVVADAVGSIGVIAAALLVQATGSAWWDTVVALAIALFVAVRAVGLGREVLAVLGQHAPAGTEPAEILGALEQLPGVNEVHDLHIWQLTSGMNVATAHLVTIGGQDSTAVLRDAGALLRDRFEIAHATLQVESGETNDCTGADW, from the coding sequence ATGAGCCACGACCACTCCCACGGTCTGTCCGCGACCGGACGGCACCGGTGGCGGCTCATGGTCACGTTCGGCCTGGTCGCCGTCTTCTTCGTCGTCGAACTCCTCACGGGCCTCGCCGCCGGGTCGCTCGCACTGATCAGCGATGCCGGCCACATGGCTGCCGACGTCGTGACGCTGGGGGCGGCGCTCGTCGCCACCCGCATCGCCACGCGTCCCGACTCCACCGGCCGCCGCACCTTCGGCTCCTATCGCGCCGAGGTCTTCGCCTCCGGCCTCGCCGTGCTCGTGATGCTCGGCGTCTCGGTCTACATCGTCGTCGAGGCGATCTCGCGCATCGGCTCCCCCACTGAGCCCGCCTCCGGCGTGATGCTCCTCGTCGGCATCATCGGGCTGGTCATCAACGTCATCGGAATCCTGTTGTTGCGCAGCGGTTCCGGTGAAAGCCTCAACGTCAAGGGCGCCTACCTGGAGGTGGTGGCCGACGCGGTGGGTTCCATCGGCGTCATCGCCGCCGCGCTGCTGGTGCAGGCGACCGGCTCGGCGTGGTGGGACACGGTCGTCGCGTTGGCCATCGCGCTGTTCGTCGCCGTCCGCGCTGTCGGGCTCGGACGCGAGGTGCTGGCCGTGCTCGGACAGCACGCACCGGCGGGCACCGAACCGGCCGAGATCCTCGGCGCCCTCGAGCAGTTGCCGGGCGTGAACGAGGTGCACGACCTGCACATCTGGCAACTGACGTCCGGCATGAACGTCGCCACGGCTCACCTGGTGACGATCGGCGGCCAGGACAGCACCGCCGTACTGCGGGACGCGGGTGCGCTGCTGCGCGACAGGTTCGAGATCGCGCACGCCACCTTGCAGGTCGAGTCGGGCGAGACCAACGACTGCACCGGCGCCGACTGGTGA
- a CDS encoding S1C family serine protease — protein sequence MNRLIASVAAITALAVAPAAIAVDRALPQYRVSVTAAAPATTSPSTGTTSPSTGSGPSGSSGSSSSSGSSDSSGSSGSASDGQQPGNGWWGGRGSADQSSATTSGTQIASSPGVVMIDTVVTGGEGAGTGIVLRSDGIVLTNYHVVEGSTQIRVTTGDSKKYTATVIGYDSTNDIAVLKLADASNLTTATLDTAKVVVGDKVTAIGQGGGQGVLYTTSGSVTAVDQQITASESSTSANSETLNGLIETNAQIVPGYSGGPLLDSDGEVVGIDTAASSTTPITGYAITISTAVSIANKIQSGDDSGTVHIGKRAALGVEISSGSSGYGPAQQSSSLQVMAVLSGGAAEAAGMTAGSIITSIGGTSVTDASSLTDALDQHQPGDKVSVGWTDASGQTHQATVTLGTATTN from the coding sequence ATGAACCGCCTGATCGCCTCCGTGGCCGCCATCACCGCACTCGCCGTCGCACCCGCCGCGATCGCGGTGGACCGAGCCCTCCCGCAGTACCGCGTGTCGGTCACGGCGGCCGCGCCGGCGACAACGTCACCCTCGACCGGCACCACGTCGCCGTCGACCGGCTCGGGGCCTTCGGGGTCTTCGGGGTCTTCGTCCTCGTCGGGTTCCTCCGACTCGTCGGGTTCCTCCGGTTCCGCTTCCGACGGGCAGCAGCCCGGCAACGGATGGTGGGGCGGACGCGGCAGCGCCGACCAGTCCAGCGCAACGACGTCCGGCACCCAGATCGCCTCCTCGCCGGGCGTGGTGATGATCGACACCGTCGTCACCGGCGGTGAGGGCGCGGGCACCGGCATCGTCCTGCGGTCCGACGGCATCGTGCTGACCAACTACCACGTGGTGGAGGGCTCGACGCAGATCCGGGTGACCACCGGCGACTCGAAGAAGTACACCGCGACCGTCATCGGCTACGACTCGACGAACGACATCGCCGTGCTCAAACTGGCCGACGCGTCGAACCTCACCACGGCCACCCTCGACACCGCGAAGGTCGTCGTCGGCGACAAGGTGACCGCCATCGGGCAGGGCGGCGGCCAGGGCGTGCTCTATACGACGTCCGGCAGCGTGACGGCCGTCGACCAGCAGATCACCGCGTCCGAGAGCTCCACCAGTGCCAACTCCGAGACGCTCAACGGCCTGATCGAGACCAACGCGCAGATCGTGCCCGGTTACTCCGGCGGCCCGCTGCTCGACTCCGACGGCGAGGTTGTCGGCATCGACACCGCGGCCTCCTCGACCACACCGATCACCGGCTACGCGATCACGATCTCGACCGCCGTGAGCATCGCCAACAAGATCCAGTCGGGCGACGACTCCGGCACCGTGCACATCGGCAAGCGCGCCGCGCTCGGTGTCGAGATCAGCTCCGGCAGCAGCGGATACGGCCCCGCTCAGCAGTCGTCGAGCCTGCAGGTGATGGCAGTGCTGTCCGGTGGTGCGGCGGAGGCGGCGGGTATGACCGCCGGCTCGATCATCACCTCGATCGGCGGCACCTCGGTCACCGACGCCTCGAGCCTCACCGACGCACTCGACCAGCACCAGCCCGGTGACAAGGTCAGCGTCGGGTGGACCGACGCATCGGGTCAGACCCACCAGGCGACGGTGACCCTCGGCACCGCCACAACGAACTAG
- a CDS encoding carboxylesterase family protein, whose protein sequence is MPDHVVDQPGPTVPTVPTWQVPGEAPDAASTVRGRVDGPVWKASGIRYAHAQRWQTSQLAPLASGDIDATRLAPSCPQVSFPLIDEVLDEVEPKLPIDEDCLHLSITMPAGTAPDAGLPVMVWIHGGSYVTGAGDLPIYDPTALVTEHQVVVVTVTYRLGLFGYLRHAASPGNLGLLDQRTALEWVQRYIAHFGGDPANVTAFGESAGGDSVAHLMIADGARGLFRRAIVMSAPLGLMPGRDKMYAAMADKVDGLSADASVEEMLERTNSLQRMSIRYGLRAGMPFGPQYGVAPLPAEDDLDDAWSQVAPDVDLLIGHTAREVALFVPPRLGRVPLRPAVRERLVRRLGNSIYDEPARRFAQRHAAAGGSAATYLLHADSHDDPRGGLLAGAHTTDLPYVFPGPAWETIVAASGPAWHVTPEAGREVRAMLGGFARDGVAVERSGPPVLVRSLG, encoded by the coding sequence ATGCCGGATCACGTCGTCGACCAACCTGGGCCCACCGTGCCCACCGTGCCCACCTGGCAGGTGCCCGGGGAGGCGCCCGACGCGGCGAGCACCGTCCGCGGACGGGTCGACGGCCCGGTCTGGAAGGCGAGCGGTATCCGATATGCCCACGCACAGCGTTGGCAGACATCGCAATTGGCGCCGCTCGCATCCGGTGACATCGACGCGACACGGCTCGCTCCGTCGTGCCCGCAGGTGTCGTTCCCGCTGATCGACGAGGTGCTCGACGAGGTCGAACCCAAGCTGCCGATCGACGAGGACTGCCTGCACCTCAGCATCACCATGCCGGCCGGCACCGCCCCCGACGCCGGGCTGCCGGTGATGGTGTGGATCCACGGCGGGTCGTACGTCACCGGCGCCGGTGACCTGCCGATCTACGACCCGACGGCGCTCGTCACCGAACACCAGGTGGTCGTGGTCACCGTGACCTACCGGCTCGGGCTGTTCGGCTACCTGCGCCATGCGGCGTCGCCGGGCAATCTCGGACTGCTCGATCAGCGCACCGCCCTGGAGTGGGTGCAGCGGTACATCGCGCACTTCGGCGGCGACCCCGCGAATGTCACGGCCTTCGGAGAATCCGCCGGCGGCGACTCCGTGGCCCACCTGATGATCGCCGACGGCGCCCGCGGGCTCTTCCGCCGCGCGATCGTGATGAGCGCCCCGCTCGGGCTGATGCCCGGCCGCGACAAGATGTACGCCGCGATGGCCGACAAGGTCGACGGTCTCAGCGCCGACGCGAGCGTCGAGGAGATGCTCGAACGCACGAACTCCTTGCAGCGCATGTCGATTCGTTACGGGCTGCGGGCTGGGATGCCGTTCGGCCCGCAGTACGGGGTTGCCCCGTTGCCCGCCGAGGACGATCTCGACGACGCCTGGTCGCAGGTAGCGCCCGACGTCGATCTGCTCATCGGTCACACCGCCCGCGAGGTCGCGCTCTTCGTGCCGCCCCGGCTCGGACGCGTGCCGTTGCGCCCCGCCGTCCGCGAACGTCTGGTGCGCCGGCTCGGCAACTCGATCTACGACGAGCCGGCCCGCCGGTTCGCCCAGCGTCACGCGGCGGCCGGTGGATCGGCGGCGACCTACCTGCTGCACGCCGACAGCCATGACGATCCACGCGGTGGGTTGCTCGCCGGCGCCCACACGACCGACCTGCCCTACGTCTTTCCGGGCCCGGCGTGGGAGACGATCGTCGCGGCGTCCGGCCCCGCCTGGCATGTGACCCCGGAGGCCGGACGCGAGGTGCGGGCGATGCTCGGCGGATTCGCCCGCGACGGTGTTGCAGTCGAACGCTCCGGCCCGCCGGTCCTCGTCCGGTCGCTCGGCTAG
- a CDS encoding DeoR/GlpR family DNA-binding transcription regulator translates to MYAAERHRRIVDEARRAGRVAVADLADSLGVTPETVRRDLTTLEERGSLRRVHGGAIPIERLEQSLATRTSRSTTQKRRIAGRALDEVPSGGAILLDSGSTTLAVAALIPGDARLTVVTNSVQAAALLADHPHLDLLLLGGRVRGVTGAAVGPWTTSLLGSLSVDVAFVGTNGLSLRRGLSTPDETEAAAKSAMVEAADRAIVVTDSSKLGVDHLHSFAPLSAVDLVITDDAADQADRSMLAEAGLEVVYA, encoded by the coding sequence GTGTACGCAGCCGAACGTCACCGCCGGATCGTCGACGAGGCGCGCCGGGCCGGACGGGTCGCCGTCGCCGACCTCGCCGACTCGCTCGGGGTCACGCCCGAGACCGTGCGCCGCGACCTGACCACCCTGGAGGAGCGCGGCTCGCTGCGCCGGGTACACGGCGGGGCGATCCCGATCGAGCGCCTCGAGCAGTCGCTCGCCACCCGCACGAGTCGGTCGACCACGCAGAAACGGCGGATCGCCGGACGAGCCCTCGACGAGGTCCCGTCCGGCGGTGCGATCCTGCTCGACTCCGGGTCGACCACCCTCGCCGTCGCTGCACTCATCCCAGGCGACGCCCGACTGACCGTCGTCACCAACTCGGTGCAGGCCGCCGCCCTGCTGGCCGATCACCCGCACCTCGACCTGCTGTTGCTCGGCGGACGCGTCCGCGGTGTCACCGGCGCGGCCGTCGGGCCTTGGACCACCTCGCTGCTGGGCAGCCTCAGCGTCGACGTGGCGTTCGTCGGCACCAACGGCCTGAGCCTGCGGCGCGGACTCTCGACACCCGACGAGACCGAGGCGGCCGCCAAGTCGGCCATGGTCGAGGCCGCCGACCGCGCCATCGTCGTCACCGACTCCAGCAAGCTCGGTGTCGACCACCTGCACAGCTTCGCCCCGCTGTCCGCGGTCGACCTTGTCATCACCGACGACGCCGCCGACCAGGCCGACCGATCGATGCTGGCCGAGGCCGGCCTGGAGGTGGTGTACGCGTGA
- the pfkB gene encoding 1-phosphofructokinase, with translation MIVTLTPNPSVDRTIAFDRIRRGAVQRATSSRIDPGGKGINVSRALQANRTPTLAVLPAGGPEGHLLTELLESAHVPYRAVEIAGAARMNIAAVEPDGTTTKLNEPGPQMSAAEVSALFDAAITAADGADWLVACGSLPPGVPESFYAELVLRCAAADLKVAIDTSGSPFPLAAVAHPQLIKPNHEELAELVGRPLPRIGDVVDAARGLVADSIETVVVSLGADGALGVDASGLVWAGATVDDPLSTVGAGDCLLAGFLHARVLGGDLEAAVREGVRWGAAAVRLPGSQVPAPADIAAVEVTSTNSPELDRVIS, from the coding sequence GTGATCGTCACCCTCACTCCCAACCCGAGCGTCGACCGCACGATCGCGTTCGACCGCATCCGCCGCGGCGCGGTGCAGCGGGCGACCTCCAGCCGGATCGACCCGGGGGGCAAGGGCATCAACGTCTCCCGCGCTCTGCAGGCGAACCGCACGCCGACCCTTGCGGTGCTCCCCGCGGGCGGCCCGGAGGGCCACCTGCTCACCGAACTTCTCGAGTCGGCGCACGTGCCCTACCGCGCGGTCGAGATCGCCGGCGCAGCCCGGATGAACATCGCCGCGGTCGAACCCGACGGCACCACCACCAAGCTCAACGAACCCGGCCCGCAGATGTCGGCGGCCGAGGTGTCGGCGCTGTTCGACGCTGCGATCACAGCGGCCGACGGCGCAGACTGGCTGGTCGCGTGCGGCTCGCTGCCTCCAGGGGTGCCTGAATCCTTCTACGCCGAGCTCGTGTTGCGCTGTGCCGCAGCCGATCTCAAGGTGGCGATCGACACCTCGGGTAGCCCGTTCCCGCTCGCCGCCGTGGCGCATCCGCAGCTGATCAAGCCCAACCACGAGGAACTCGCCGAACTCGTCGGACGCCCGCTGCCCCGCATCGGCGACGTCGTCGATGCGGCCCGCGGACTCGTCGCCGACAGCATCGAAACGGTGGTCGTCAGCCTCGGTGCCGATGGCGCACTCGGCGTCGACGCGTCCGGCCTCGTCTGGGCGGGCGCCACCGTCGACGACCCGCTCTCGACCGTCGGCGCGGGCGATTGTCTGCTCGCCGGGTTCCTTCACGCACGCGTTCTCGGCGGCGACCTCGAGGCCGCGGTCCGCGAGGGCGTGCGGTGGGGCGCTGCCGCCGTCCGACTGCCCGGCAGTCAGGTGCCCGCCCCGGCCGACATCGCCGCCGTCGAAGTGACCTCCACCAACTCCCCCGAGCTCGACCGCGTCATCTCCTGA